In Aricia agestis chromosome 13, ilAriAges1.1, whole genome shotgun sequence, the genomic window GGGTGGCCTGacattactaagcgacaaacactACAAACAGCACGGGTCCGAAAGGGTCGCTTGGCTGgttatctcttggcgtaccaaactcatcgttgggctcaggtgattgtgtggagaggagaggcattggctgttagtttggacattgcgaaggccttcgatcggCTTTCGCTCAAACTGCTGCTATTCCATCATATGGGCTTCCCGAGAACTTATGCAAAATGGGTCACAAGTTTTTTGcagatcaatgacatgttacagatcAACCGCATTTATTGCTATGCGGATTCGGAGTACAGGTGATGCCCTATGTATCGGCTTCCCCCatatttctcggctaaatgtcattgagagtcaAATCGAACGAATCGAACAAATCGTCAATTTATATTGTGTAAAATAAAGAATTCACAGGATAAAGTCTCTGAATGGGGAAGACGTTATTTAGTCCAATTCAACTCCgccaagtctgcgcgttcacaaTTAAAAaggtcgtatatcctcgttttcaGGGCACCTCTTTAACAATCCCCTCCCAGCATTGAAAGACTTGGTGgaaacatatcgagcgaagtccagttccgatgtcATCTAGAGGGTGATGCCAAGTTTGTCTCGAAAAAACTTGTTTTTAACAGGACGAGACAGTATTTCAGTCTAGACCAATGCCTGCAACTCTACAAGACGCAGGTTTGGCTTCATATGGAAtactgttctcatctctgggcagggaccCCAAAATACCAACTAATCACATCCAatgaagggccgctcgaattgttgactgccataatgtttcaaacaggctggaccccttggaattacgccgagatgtagcttcactctgcatcctctatcggttgtatcacggggagtgctctgaggaattgttcggaatcatacctcccgcaacttttcgccatcattccacatgaaaaatataccattctcataaccttgatgagtggcagtcttccgcgtaactttctgccggcCACTGTAAAATTgagaatgaactgtcaccagcagtatttccggacctatttAAACCTGCAAGAAGAAAGCTTATCCCGCTTAAAAAGACCGGCAactcaccagcagctcttctgataaatATTACAATAGCTCTTCGAATAACTTTTACAAAAGCAAAAAAGACAAGAgaaattagtaaaaaataatagaatagctgtaattattatattcaaagtttCGCCATCTACAATGAGGCATCACTGATAAAAGTAGCTTGCATTTTTACACGAATAATCGTGCAAGAGTTATAACCCAAAGGAAAGGATACACACGAGCGCCAGATTGTTTTAACACGTCTATTCTGGTGaactcaaataaacaaataatctgcaataagcgcatgttttattattaatgtgatatatgttattattttttccgtacAGTAAAGGTTTACATTgctataaaatcgttattttaagtcaaaaaatttcgaaaaaatTTCCATAGGTGTGCATCAAaccaaaaatgcaaaaaaaatttttgggtaAGAGttcttgcacgtttattcgttggggccatcgatataacctcctcctttttggaagtcggctaaaaactattctatgtcctttcccgggactccaagtatacatttcatcaaaatggttttagcggtttaagcgtgcagaggttacagacagacagacagacacacattcgcatttataatattagtacggatattgacccatcaatccccaagcggcacccagctgtcgcataacaattgaaaatctattgtgtctgcgattcccacggaCGCTTTTCTGtgggccgattctgtatcgtacatttgtgagttaatcactgagttacTAACGAAACGGAGAAGTGAGTAACGGAAAGcctcacttttgtatgcaagtgaataAAAAAAAGACACTTTACGTTACtaactcctccgtttcgttactaacgcagtgattaactcacaaatgtacgatacagaatcggctaGGACCGTTCGTTCGCGTTAGTTACGTTAGACtacggttacacggtcagtgTGGCATCAGTTCAGTGCATCAGTTTGAGACCAACACCAGAATAATGGCtgaaaagtacataaaaaaaaccggccatgtGCATGTCGGGCCACGCACAATATACACGGTACGTCcgtttgtatggtcaatgaatgtacattcataatgtgttttacactactaacaacatcatctcagtaactttcaaaggaatttgaacgaaaagttcctttatacttcgccgaatacattttttttgaattGATCGACTATTGTCTaatactcaataacttatgaactcttcttagccgtgatagttttccatttaaattcagcatatttcatACTCCcctgaattttttcacatttccagaagcaaccgtttagctggtagaaaggggggacactggactctaacgattatttccactttaaaacttaatatttcacaaacggatccctaaattggaaaatgatctgtgaatactcataatatttttaaaaaacctttcCAACGACACCCTACACGATGGGGTGAACGCGACAAAAAaaacatccccgcttgatgtgtagtgtaccataaaaaatatatatttttaagatttcatgtacctaccattttgtcggcatcattaatatgtgcattcataccaaattacagctttgtaggtattatagtctctgagaaaaatcgtggacagacagatagacagtcagacagacagacggttagacagacggacagaccgaaactataagggttccttgttgacttcGGAATCGGTGATCATTCTCCCGTCAGTCCTGACCAAACTGATGGACTGATCACTGAAGAGTCTGATGTACGTGGTGTAACCGCAGTCTTACAGGACATCCTGTAGCTCTTTTCTCTGTCCTTTAATTTCATTGCACGAAAGCTCAATTCAATGtttatctccaaaccaactagcaacagactagttatagtcacgattaaactaccatggtcttaaccagaccagtagcttagaccacagaaataaatcaagatagaacggctaagcgggtggagtacgcgtgtttcaatcttgcacaagtgtgcaagattcgttgaacgttcattcagtcagcgcgcaagtctcgacttgattacaccggagcggttgtgcaaaaatgcctcattgtgcagtgtctaattgtaaaaacagaggtacgaaagtgaatcggtcaaaaggaggtatttctttccacgggtaagtttttgttctaactaaaagcaaagcaaaaattgacacgagcgattccttagcaatgcacgcgtcgccgttctatcttgatttatttctgtggcttagaccctttcgaaaaaaaaaaaagaaagctcGAAATTCTTTGCAGTGACACAGTTTCAGCGCCTCACCGACCACCGTATCTTCGTGTTAACGGACCCTATACTAAACCTACTGTTAAACTATTTCGTAATCTTCGAggtcaattataataatatttatgaggTTAATAAAAACATTAGGGTGCTCGAATTTGAacgctttaatttttttattgttttcagtTGCTTTAATTTGCAGCAGCTTAACAGGTGAGTTAaaggaattatttttaaagtgcccaagtgtgtgcacaagATTATGAATTTATGACTATTTAGTAGTGATCCGAAGAAAGCTAAACTAGATCAAGCTTTTTGTTTAAGGTTTAtgttaagaagaagaagaagaattagAATAATGCGAACAAAACTatcttctttataatatttgaagATGTACTTTAATCCTTGttagataattataattatattatgaccataaaagagtaataaaatataatataggggTAGAATAGAAGATAaacgaaaaataaattaagactACTGTGTTTATTTCTCCATTTTATAAGACTAGAGAGTATTTGTTGGCAGTGGTGACTAAATTAGCTTAGGCGCGGGCGACGTTCTCGGGTTTTGGTGGGTGGGCGGCGATGAACTCAAGAGACCTGAGGATGTATTCGGGGATGGCCTGGGGAGCTGGGGGGGTTGGCAGATGGGCACCctggaaaaaaagaaaaaaattaaataaaaatgcaaaaaataacaaaaattttaagggTAAATTTCACTTTTTTAGAAGCAATTATTGTCTACGTGATTGtacttttatttaatctatTGTAGGGAATTATTGTGTCAAGTATAAGCACAAAATTGTTAGAATCCAACCTAAATGTCGTGTCGTGGGCTCAATGTAAGCTCTGACcttataacattttaacttGATTTCCTAATATATTATCATCacataatatagtaatttacaTAACGCTATTGAGATTACAAAATTAGATTGTATATTGATAATGTCAAAAGACACTCTAGATGTGTGGTCAAATTAATTAATTCGATTTAACTGGTTCAGCGGGGCTGAAATGGTCACATTTCGCAGtttctctcaatcaattcagcaaatgaattgtcaaaactgtcaaactgacgaatgtcaaatcagtacaaaaatacagaaatgaataattgcaagcagagttgcattttgcgattaaaaaaaattaatcatattatgattcatatgatgattcttcaaagcgaccattttagccccgctgagttGCTTTAATAATTGATTCTAGAAGTATCCCAGACCATCGTGCTGttaaagtcataaaaataattattaaactgtTCCTAGGTCAACCGCAAATTTTTGTcagtaagatttttttaaataagtagcaggatttttttaaaagttCCTAGGGAATTCTCCTTTTTGGTAAGATAGAACCAAAAATTGTTTGagaaattttaaaagtaaagttAAAGCTTTTGAAGTACGTTGATATTAGTGTTTTGTTAATGTTAATCATTTTGGTAAAGTTATTATCAAAAAATTTTCCCAAAGCTAGTGAGGATTTTTGTACAATTGtgcagggttttttttttattttttttagattcttACCTGGGGCTGAAAACCGTTCTCGTCAGCAACCCAGGTGAGGTCGATGGACTGACCGTCGGGGGCGACGTAGTGGGATTGACCGGCCTGGACTACAGCCTCACCCtcctgagaaaaaaaaaacaaaatattaataaatatggtcaCAAAAAATCTATGTAGAAAAAAGGTGTGATATCTATAATGTTATGCTAACTAAGTCTTGATAAATCCATTATATTtcagttataattatttatttgcaggATTTGTGggatttttgataatttttccattATAAACGAGCAATCTCTAaaatttaatcattattattaagagtattttcatattataaaatatattgatgccATCATCGTTCGACACTATCGTACGAAGGTTACAGTTAATTTATGCACATATTTCGACAGTGAATCTTCGCTCAGATGTCATTCTGTTCCGAAAcagattattaattttggagCTTGAACATAAAGTTATTTTCCTTAAActtatgttatataatatactaagaTAGTTCTTGTAAAAGTTTACCTCATATAAAAAAGGTACTAGGATTTTGCAATAGCATAAGGATTTTGCAAATATGTGAAAAATTCTAAAAGCTCGATAAGCAAAAATTTCTAAAATCTCTACAGACAAAATTTTATAGCCGTGAAGCTCCACAGCCGTAGGTGCCATAGCAATAAGCTCTACAGCCTTGGTCATGTAACTTCAAAGTTTCAAAGCCCCCACCTCAGCTATGAAACTCTACAGTCCATAGCTGTAAGTTCGACAGCCAAAAGTTACACAGTAATGAACCTCCACAGCCATGAAACTCCAAAGCCATGAAACTCTGTAGTCATGAAACTCCATAGCCATGAAACTTTATGGCTATGAAACTCTAAAGCTATGAAACTCTGTAGCCATGAAACTCTGTAGCCATGAAACTCCATAGCCATAAAACTTTATCGCTATGAAACTCCACAGCTATGAAACTCTACAGCAATGAAACTCTATTACTATGAAACTCCACAGCAATGAAACTCCGCAGCCATGAAACTCCATAGCAATGAAACTCTATTACTATGAAACTCCACAGCAATGAAACTCCATAGCCATGAAACTCCACAGCAATGAAACTCTATTACTATGAAACTCCACAGCTATGAAACTCCGCAGCCATGAAACTCCACAACAATTAAACGATATTACTATGAAACTCCATAGCCATGAAACTCCACAGCAATGAAACTCTATTACTATGAAACTCCACAGCTATGAAACTCCGCAGCCATGAAACTCCACAACAATTAAACCATATTACTATGAAACTCCACAGCCATGAAACCCCATAGCCATGAAACTCTATAGCCATGGAACTCCACAGCAATGAAACTCTATTGCTATGAAACTCTACAGCCTTAAGCTtatcaatcgaaaaaaatcacacTTATAATTACTATTCATTTGCCCAATGCCAATCTATTAGACTCATGAAAGAAACTTACAGCGGGGACTCCCCTCAGTTGTCCGCTAGCCTGGGCGGCGATGCCGTTGCTGGTCTCGAATCCGTAGGCGAAGCCGTCGTGGGAGACGTCCTGGTCGTTCCTGATGACGGAGGCGTCGGCCTCGGGGCCACGGTACTCCTTCTGGACGAGGTGGCTGACGTCAGCGGCAGCGACAGCCGCGAGGGCTAGGAAGGCAACGAAgaatttctgaaaaaaaaattaaagtcacTTTTATGCTTGACAGTACATTGATTTAGTTACTAGTTTGATAGCTTGAAATATTCGAAAGTTGAAtgcaaaagtttttttaacGTATTTTTTTAGGTTCTTGAAAATGgcaaaacaattattaaaacataatatatacttattacttaattgTGTTAACAAAAAAGCCcattattaatcataaaaaagcTCTTTTGTATCCAATTAAATTTTTCGTTCTATTCTATTcccaaacatttttaatattcttttttttgaagtcaatccttttttttctgtactgaaatattttgaatatttttttcgcgataacTCACCATAGTGTGTGTTGGTTATCACTCGGCTTGCGACTGTGGCCTGTGAACAATCGAAGAGCTTTATATACTGACCGAATATTCTAAGACGATTTGCATTATTTTGCAATGACGGCTGCGTATTTTTACAAGGTGAACTTGAGTAGCTTTTTCCAAAATGATAAAGTGGCGGTTTTGAGCcgttgtttaaatttaaaaaaatagtattttcttaCATAGCTCATAGCTGATAGCTACGTGTGTAAAGCTTCTGCTATTTTTGAGCGACTTCCCAAAAGGAGGAGGTAGTATTCGGctgtatctttttttgtatgttcaacgattactcagccgtttatgatccgattttcaaaattcttttcatcatcataatatagagtttagctcgaatttggtaccatgttcacaaaagtggtggtctgatgatgggatccatcaGGAATCGATtagactccttgaaatttgtatggaaacatatagtgatttcgattttttctgaagcattcgaggtaaatgctat contains:
- the LOC121733054 gene encoding larval cuticle protein 65Ag1-like translates to MKFFVAFLALAAVAAADVSHLVQKEYRGPEADASVIRNDQDVSHDGFAYGFETSNGIAAQASGQLRGVPAEGEAVVQAGQSHYVAPDGQSIDLTWVADENGFQPQGAHLPTPPAPQAIPEYILRSLEFIAAHPPKPENVARA